The Deltaproteobacteria bacterium genomic sequence CTGGGTCAGGGGGCGACCCTTGGGACTCATCATGAGCACACGGGCGGACGCGGGCACCGTGGCCAGGGCCCGGCGCAACGGATCCACGGCCATGACCATCCCCGGCCCGCCGCCATAGGGACGGTCGTCGACATTGTGATGCTTGTCCGTGGAATAGTCGCGGGGATTGAGGAACGTAAAACGCACCAAGCCCTTGTCCCGCGCCTTGGACAGGAGTCCACAGGACAACGGGGA encodes the following:
- a CDS encoding tRNA (guanine(37)-N(1))-methyltransferase, whose amino-acid sequence is MRFSVVSIFPEFFDSPLSCGLLSKARDKGLVRFTFLNPRDYSTDKHHNVDDRPYGGGPGMVMAVDPLRRALATVPASARVLMMSPKGRPLTQ